The Rhizobium rhododendri nucleotide sequence GCATATAGTCGGCGTAGCGTTCTCGCTTGGGGTAGAATGACGTTCTGGTGCCCCGAAAGCCCCGGCCGGTGACAAGGTCGGTGAGGCCTATATTCCTGAGAACATCGAATGTCTTGCTTTCAGGCAGCAAATTGAAATCGCCGCACGCCACGACAGGCTCTCCCGGTCGCGCAGTCGACATGATCAGCAACGCAAACCTGTTGGCCTGCTGATGCCTTTCGGGAGTGTCGTGCTTGCCGCTCAAGTCGCGCAAGCCATGCATCTGTGCAATGGTAATGCATTGCTGCAATTCCACATCGAACAGCCGAACGGCGTGTGCGGTCCGCGACCGCGGATGCAGTCCGTATCCGTCAGACGAATAATCTCCGTGAACGAAGCCCTGTGTCTGGCCAATGATGGGAATGGTGGCGCGAACGAATGTCGCTAGACCCCATTGCGACTTATATGGCTGCTCGCCATCAAACAGATCGCCCTCAGCGGCCGGGCAGAAGATCGACGTGTGATGGGGCAGGGCCACCGCAACGTCAACCAGAAAATTGGCTCTTTGCGGTAGGGCGGTACCTTGGTCGCGGTAGGTGAGCCAACGCTGCCCTGTACCCGGTGTCTTGACCACTTCCTGCAGGCAGAGAACATCGGGGTCGACTGCAGCCACGTAGGCAACGAGGCGCTCATAGAGGCGTCCGCCCCAGCCGTTCAGACACAGCACGCGCACATCTGCCTCCCGTACTCCAATGCATCAATCTCAAACGTGAAACCGGCGATGTGTCTAGCAATCCTTCACGGCAACTGCTGGAATTGCCGTCACTACTCCACACTCGCCACCCGCTGTCCCTTCAGCGGTGGTGCGGTCTTCAACTGCTCCTCTAGATCCCGCAGCACCTTGGTCGATTCGGCCGACAGCGAGCGGGGCCGGACCGGGGGTGGTTCGGCGCTGGCGGCGGCGTCCGTGGCGGCTTTGCGGGCGGCTGTTGTCATCGGTTTCTGGGCCGGGAAGGGGTCGGCGATGCCGGGGATGGCTTTGAGCGCAATGCCCTGATGGGCGTAGTCC carries:
- a CDS encoding endonuclease/exonuclease/phosphatase family protein — its product is MRVLCLNGWGGRLYERLVAYVAAVDPDVLCLQEVVKTPGTGQRWLTYRDQGTALPQRANFLVDVAVALPHHTSIFCPAAEGDLFDGEQPYKSQWGLATFVRATIPIIGQTQGFVHGDYSSDGYGLHPRSRTAHAVRLFDVELQQCITIAQMHGLRDLSGKHDTPERHQQANRFALLIMSTARPGEPVVACGDFNLLPESKTFDVLRNIGLTDLVTGRGFRGTRTSFYPKRERYADYMLVNDAVGVDAFEVVSEPEVSDHSPLLLTVGATLRQV